Proteins found in one Oryza glaberrima chromosome 4, OglaRS2, whole genome shotgun sequence genomic segment:
- the LOC127770888 gene encoding chitinase 5, whose product MANSPTPTMLAFLALGLALLLSATGQASAQNCGCQSNMCCSKWGYCGTGKDYCGDGCRSGPCYGGGGGGGGGGGGGGGGGGGSGVSVESVVTEAFFNGIKNQAPNGCAGKNFYTRQSFLNAAHSYSGFARDRTNDDSKREIAAFFAHVTHETGHMCYINEINGASMDYCDKNNKQWPCQPGKKYYGRGPLQISWNYNYGPAGQNIGFDGLRDPDRVAQDPTISFKTALWFWMNNVHQVMSQGFGATIRAINGALECNGKNPGAVNARVNYYKDYCRQFGVDPGGNLYC is encoded by the exons atggcgaactcaccgacgccGACAATGCTGGCGTTCCTGGCTCTTGGGCTAgcgctcctcctctccgccaccgGCCAGGCGAGCGCGCAGAACTGCGGCTGCCAGTCGAACATGTGCTGCAGCAAATGGGGGTACTGCGGCACGGGCAAGGACTACTGCGGAGATGGGTGCCGCTCTGGCCCgtgctacggcggcggcggtggtggaggaggaggaggcggaggtggtggaggcggaggcggaggcagcggcgtgTCTGTAGAGAGCGTGGTCACCGAGGCGTTCTTCAATGGGATCAAGAACCAGGCCCCGAACGGTTGCGCCGGCAAGAACTTTTACACACGACAGTCGTTTCTTAACGCTGCCCACTCCTACTCGGGCTTCGCCAGGGACCGCACCAACGATGACTCCAAGCGTGAGATCGCTGCCTTCTTTGCCCACGTCACTCATGAGACCGGAC ATATGTGCTACATCAACGAGATAAACGGGGCGAGCATGGACTACTGCGACAAGAACAACAAGCAGTGGCCGTGCCAGCCGGGGAAGAAGTACTACGGGCGCGGGCCGCTGCAGATCTCGTGGAACTACAACTACGGGCCTGCGGGGCAGAACATCGGGTTCGACGGGCTGAGGGACCCGGACAGGGTGGCGCAGGACCCGACGATCTCCTTCAAGACGGCGCTCTGGTTCTGGATGAACAATGTGCACCAGGTGATGTCGCAGGGGTTCGGCGCCACCATCCGGGCCATCAACGGTGCGCTCGAGTGCAACGGCAAGAACCCCGGCGCCGTCAACGCAAGGGTAAACTACTACAAAGACTACTGCCGCCAATTCGGCGTTGACCCGGGTGGCAACCTTTACTGTTGA